The Deltaproteobacteria bacterium sequence CGCGATCGTCGAAACGCACTCCGGCGGCGAGCAGCAGATCGCACTCTTCCAAGGCCAGGTTGGTGTAACGGGCGGCATGCATCCCTAACATGCCGATGGCAAGCGGATAATCCATGGGCAGAGCGCCCAACCCCATTAACGTCATGGTCGTTGGCATGGCGGCTTTTTCGGCCAGAGCGGCGACCAAGTGCCCGGCACCTGACTGAATAACCCCGCCACCGACATACAGGAGTGGACGCTGAGCGGCGTTGATGAACTCGGCAGCACGTTCCACTTCTGCCAAGGAAAAATTCGGCAACGGCTCGGGTCGCGCCGGTGCCGGCCACGCCTCGAACGCGACCATCTGCGTTTGGACATCTTTGGGAATGTCGATCAGTACCGGGCCAGGCCGACCCGAACTGGCGATGCGAAATGCAGCCGGAATCACTTCCAACAAGTCGCTGGCCGCATGGACGAAGAAATTATACTTCGTGATCGGACCGCTCAGGCTATAGGTATCCACCTCTTGGAAGGCGTCGGTACCGATCATTGCCGTCGGCACTTGCCCGGTGATGCAGATCAAGGGAACGGAGTCGAGTTTGGCGTCGGCAATCGCGGTCAAGAGATTAGTAGCACCGGGACCGGACGAGGCGAAACAAACGGCAGGAAGCCCGCTCACGCGCGCCATGCCTTGGGCAATGAATCCCGCTCCTTGCTCGTGGCGCGCCAGAACGTGGCGAATCGTGCCGTTTTGCGCCAGGGCGTCATAGAGGGGCAAGTTCGCTCCGCCAGGGATGCCGGCTACCGTCCGAATCCCCTGACAGGAGAGCAATTCGACAACGATTTGCGCACCAGTTCTTTTGATCATGGGACGCTACCTCCTCGGTCTCCGTCCCCTGCTGGTGGTTGCGCTCGGTGCGGTGGGACTAAAACGCCAACCCCCACCGGGCTTGCGCGCCGGCGGGGGTTGGAACCTGTTGCGATTACTTTCGGTTGATCCCGCTACGGCGCGCTGGCGATAAGACGCACAATAATCCCCACGCCTACCACCACGAGGGTCGTAAGAAGGAGAGTAGAAAGGAGTGCGCTGCGCATCATGACAGGATCAGTCTTCAGTTCGTTCGAGTTTGCAAAGGCTAGCGGCTCCTTGTTGCCCTGTCAAGTGTGAAATGGAAGAAGAAGCGCTGGGAGTTGGCTATGTCTCATTTCAGTTTACTGGCTTCTTGGTTTCCAAACTGTCAGACCTACAACTGAGTCGAAGTTATCATCGTTCGTTGCCAGATGAGAAAGTCCGAGTTTCTCCATAACAGCAACAGACACGGCGTCGTTCGTAAGCAGCTGATGCTGGACAGAGAGGACTGCGGCGCGTTCCAAGATGTTGAGCGTGACCGGCTCAACGTGTATCGAGAGCGCACGAATCAAAGCCGACACTTTTCTATGTTCTTTCAAGTCCGCGATGAGTTTCCGCTGTCGCTGCAATCTGTGGGCAAGTCCGCGATGATCGAGTCCGTGGCGCTGGATGGCTTCGGCGAGCATCACTTTATGGATGGTCTCGGCAACGACAACAGATGAAGTTGAAGCTCTGATCAGGCCACTTTCAATCCTTTTGATGAACTGCGTACATGGATCGGAAAGTGGTGGCGTTTGCACGATGTGGTAGCAAATGATGTTGGCGTCCACGAAGCATGAGACGCCATCTGGCAAGTCATTCAGCATACGACTACGACTCAAGGCCGCTATAATCAGCGCTTTCGATGATCTCTTGAGCGACTGCAGGGTCAATCGCAATCTTGCCCTGCATTTCGTCAACAATACTGGGTTGTTCGACTGTGATGCGCACTCGGTCATGTTCCTTGAGGCTGGGCAACGGAGAAAGCGGCCTTAGAACCCCGGACTCGTACACAGCTTCAATGATGATATTCATTGGCTTTTCCTTTCAGATGTAGGCTAGCATAGAAAGCTTGAGCTGGGTACATGCGTAGCTGCGCTTCAGCTCGACTTCTCCTAACAAGTGAACAAGTATCCAATGGGCCAGATATTCCCCCGTCTTTGGTGCCCCGCCTCATGCCGAACACCTACATTCGATTAACATTGCAGCCGGGACAAGACGGTGCTAAAGGGTGCTGAAGAAAAATGGGTACCTACCATTGCCCCCCAGTGCCAGAGCGGGTCGTTGCCATGATCATCGCAGCCTCTGAAGTAACGCCCCAACGGCAGGTCAAGAATGCGTGGGCTAGTAGGACACACAACGGCAGGTATGGAAATTACGGTATGATCGCGTGGTCGCGTGGTCGCGTGAGGGGTGGGCAAACGCATAGTGGAAGCGTAAGGTGTCTACATAGAGACGGGAGCAGGTATCTACATGTATAAAGCTTGGACCCTCTACAAATGGAAAGAGGCCTCTACT is a genomic window containing:
- the ilvB gene encoding acetolactate synthase large subunit, which gives rise to MIKRTGAQIVVELLSCQGIRTVAGIPGGANLPLYDALAQNGTIRHVLARHEQGAGFIAQGMARVSGLPAVCFASSGPGATNLLTAIADAKLDSVPLICITGQVPTAMIGTDAFQEVDTYSLSGPITKYNFFVHAASDLLEVIPAAFRIASSGRPGPVLIDIPKDVQTQMVAFEAWPAPARPEPLPNFSLAEVERAAEFINAAQRPLLYVGGGVIQSGAGHLVAALAEKAAMPTTMTLMGLGALPMDYPLAIGMLGMHAARYTNLALEECDLLLAAGVRFDDRATGKVAAFCPNAKIVHIDIDRSEINKIKTAHVGIVGDVGEVLAALLPLVEQNPRHEWRALVSQLKQCYPLVTPGAHDFRSPYGLILQVAGLLNDDTIITTDVGQHQMWAAQVYPLHRARQWLTSGGLGTMGFGLPAAIGAALACPERTVVCFSGDGSMLMNIQELATAVEQNANVKIMVMNNNSLGLVHQQQELFYGNRIYAADFQTHVDFVKVAEGFGMEAYNLATVEDPTRLLTRVFQKHGPCLINVPINVQEKVYPMVPSGFANKDMMGGEAYRSPN
- a CDS encoding type II toxin-antitoxin system VapC family toxin — encoded protein: MDANIICYHIVQTPPLSDPCTQFIKRIESGLIRASTSSVVVAETIHKVMLAEAIQRHGLDHRGLAHRLQRQRKLIADLKEHRKVSALIRALSIHVEPVTLNILERAAVLSVQHQLLTNDAVSVAVMEKLGLSHLATNDDNFDSVVGLTVWKPRSQ
- a CDS encoding antitoxin family protein — protein: MNIIIEAVYESGVLRPLSPLPSLKEHDRVRITVEQPSIVDEMQGKIAIDPAVAQEIIESADYSGLES